A genomic window from Candidatus Endomicrobium procryptotermitis includes:
- the mfd gene encoding transcription-repair coupling factor, translating into MSVTFLSGISGSAKAHFLFKCLSERYVQNSDLRAFLFVKDDELDSFYDDLNVFFQKDYKEFPIILFPSDDAQQRTFAIDKIQNLKSFIICAGDISYNLPVAAPGDDRGIVFKHGQKHKFEELICSIVSLGYTRTSFVEDRLQFSIRGDIIDIWPAANIYPVRILFEYDTIEALRIFDPASQLSNTFIDKIKVLPLNLQNDTALIKDYFDDKSMLYFDYTVEKEEELVSKKYELFVNAPLNKKSEYQGYKSFTGFHGDIKFFINSLENFARNSVNIKIYCANDGERERIHDLFYENGWKYEVPEFLYGNLSQGFYLEKENFACLSSREMLYKKKPISFPKVQGGRRLEGIWEISAGDYVVHEKYGIGRYIGLKTISREDKTSEYLCIEYRKGDKLYVPPEEIKTVKKYIGVEGVKPKLYSMDTGAWERIKSRAREAAAEFAKELLKLYTERSKVKRQPLSRETTWEKELEDAFPYEETPDQLKAIEDVKSDFLKPYPMERLICGDVGYGKTEIAVRATFKIVQDGMQAAVLVPTTVLAQQHFNTFYNRLSPFPTKIVVLSRFQSKAQQKKTVEEIAQGRVDIVIGTHRLLQKDIKFKNLGMLIVDEEHRFGVKQKEKIKSIKKNIDMLMLSATPIPRTLSSSLSGFRDLSLIETPPFGRLPIETSLSEYDENMIKTIIGAELSRNGQVFYVYNKVETILAKASEIKRLVPDIKLGVIHGQMKTADIEEIMWRFTNAELDVLLATTIIESGLDIPSVNTMIVEEAENFGLSQLYQLRGRIGRDKRKAYCYLFYKDKHLSDEAVKRLEAMKEFSELGSGFRLALKDLEIRGAGGILSANQHGFVRDIGYDMFAKLLEEEGKKIKGKTVEREKDLVCEIDLQISALIPDIYIENDDIRILFYRKLSNAKKAEDIENVKNELTDRFGKIPQETQKLFEIARIRLKAEKLKIERISEDNKYIYVLFSQNADFSNADIKKFINDYSDMIEFIMGKHYAFKLKKEKINGTIVDFIKTFLQKLEVLYIKV; encoded by the coding sequence ATGAGTGTAACGTTTTTGTCAGGTATTTCGGGATCTGCTAAAGCCCATTTTTTGTTTAAATGCTTATCTGAAAGGTATGTCCAAAATTCGGATTTGCGCGCTTTTTTATTTGTCAAAGACGATGAACTTGACTCTTTTTACGATGATTTGAACGTTTTTTTCCAAAAAGATTATAAAGAATTTCCCATCATACTCTTTCCTTCCGATGATGCTCAGCAGAGAACTTTTGCCATTGATAAAATACAAAATCTTAAGAGTTTCATTATATGTGCCGGAGACATATCATATAACCTTCCTGTTGCCGCTCCCGGAGATGACAGAGGAATAGTTTTTAAACATGGACAGAAACATAAATTTGAGGAATTGATTTGTTCGATTGTCAGTTTAGGCTATACAAGAACGAGTTTTGTCGAAGACCGTTTGCAATTTTCCATAAGAGGTGACATAATAGACATTTGGCCTGCGGCAAATATCTACCCCGTCAGAATTCTTTTTGAATACGATACTATTGAGGCTTTAAGAATTTTTGACCCAGCAAGCCAGCTTTCAAATACTTTTATCGACAAAATAAAAGTATTGCCGCTCAATCTGCAAAATGATACCGCTTTAATTAAAGATTATTTTGACGATAAATCCATGCTTTATTTCGATTACACAGTGGAAAAGGAAGAGGAGTTGGTTTCTAAAAAATATGAACTTTTTGTAAATGCACCATTAAATAAAAAATCCGAATATCAAGGTTATAAAAGTTTTACTGGTTTTCATGGAGACATAAAATTTTTCATAAATTCGCTTGAAAATTTTGCACGTAACAGCGTAAACATAAAGATATACTGCGCTAATGATGGAGAAAGGGAAAGAATTCATGACCTTTTTTATGAAAACGGCTGGAAATACGAAGTGCCTGAATTTTTGTATGGAAATTTGTCACAGGGATTTTATCTTGAAAAAGAAAACTTTGCATGCCTGTCCAGCCGCGAAATGTTATATAAAAAGAAACCCATAAGTTTTCCGAAAGTTCAGGGAGGAAGGAGACTTGAAGGAATATGGGAAATTTCTGCTGGAGATTATGTCGTGCACGAAAAATATGGTATTGGCCGCTATATCGGGTTGAAAACGATTTCACGCGAAGATAAAACGTCGGAATATCTGTGCATAGAGTACAGAAAAGGCGACAAACTTTACGTTCCTCCCGAAGAAATTAAAACCGTAAAAAAATATATAGGCGTCGAAGGTGTAAAACCGAAACTTTATTCTATGGATACGGGTGCATGGGAAAGAATAAAGTCGCGCGCCAGGGAAGCGGCGGCAGAGTTCGCAAAAGAGCTTTTGAAACTTTACACGGAAAGAAGCAAAGTTAAAAGGCAGCCTTTAAGCCGCGAAACAACTTGGGAGAAAGAATTGGAAGACGCTTTTCCATATGAAGAAACTCCTGACCAGCTTAAAGCCATCGAAGATGTAAAAAGTGATTTTTTAAAACCTTATCCAATGGAAAGACTGATATGCGGTGATGTCGGTTATGGTAAAACTGAGATTGCCGTAAGAGCGACATTCAAAATCGTGCAGGATGGCATGCAGGCGGCAGTTCTTGTACCTACTACGGTTTTGGCGCAGCAGCATTTCAACACTTTCTATAACAGGCTTTCTCCTTTCCCGACAAAAATTGTGGTGTTAAGCCGCTTTCAGAGCAAAGCGCAGCAGAAAAAAACTGTCGAAGAAATTGCTCAGGGAAGAGTCGATATAGTTATCGGTACGCACAGACTTCTTCAAAAAGACATTAAATTTAAAAATCTCGGAATGCTGATTGTCGATGAAGAGCATAGATTTGGAGTAAAACAAAAAGAAAAGATAAAATCTATAAAGAAAAATATAGATATGCTGATGTTGAGCGCCACACCTATCCCACGCACATTGTCTTCCTCGCTTTCAGGGTTCAGGGATTTGTCGCTTATTGAAACGCCTCCTTTTGGAAGGCTTCCGATAGAAACTTCTCTTTCGGAATATGACGAAAATATGATAAAAACGATAATCGGCGCCGAACTTTCAAGAAACGGGCAGGTTTTTTATGTTTACAATAAAGTTGAAACGATTCTTGCTAAAGCTTCAGAGATTAAAAGACTTGTCCCAGACATCAAACTCGGAGTTATACACGGACAGATGAAGACTGCGGATATCGAAGAAATAATGTGGAGATTTACAAATGCCGAGCTTGACGTTTTGCTTGCGACGACTATTATTGAGTCCGGTTTGGACATTCCTTCAGTAAACACGATGATAGTCGAAGAAGCTGAAAATTTCGGTTTGTCCCAGCTTTACCAACTGCGCGGCAGAATTGGCAGAGATAAAAGAAAAGCATATTGCTATCTTTTTTATAAAGACAAACATTTAAGCGATGAAGCGGTTAAAAGGCTTGAAGCGATGAAAGAGTTCAGCGAACTAGGGTCAGGCTTCAGGCTTGCACTTAAAGATCTGGAAATAAGAGGTGCAGGCGGGATACTCAGTGCTAATCAGCATGGATTTGTCAGGGATATAGGCTACGATATGTTTGCAAAGCTCCTTGAAGAAGAAGGCAAAAAAATAAAAGGCAAAACAGTTGAACGAGAAAAAGATCTCGTATGTGAAATAGATTTACAAATTTCAGCTTTGATACCCGACATTTATATAGAAAATGACGATATAAGAATTTTATTTTACAGAAAACTTTCCAATGCAAAGAAAGCCGAAGACATAGAAAATGTTAAAAACGAACTGACAGACCGTTTCGGGAAGATTCCACAGGAAACACAGAAACTTTTTGAAATCGCGCGCATAAGGCTCAAAGCGGAAAAATTGAAAATTGAAAGAATATCGGAAGACAATAAATATATATATGTGTTATTTTCACAAAACGCTGATTTTTCTAATGCAGATATTAAAAAATTTATAAACGATTATTCGGATATGATTGAATTTATAATGGGGAAACATTATGCGTTTAAATTGAAAAAAGAAAAAATAAATGGCACTATTGTAGACTTTATAAAAACTTTTCTTCAAAAATTGGAGGTATTGTATATAAAAGTCTAA
- a CDS encoding ribonucleoside triphosphate reductase: MENAEFFSAIVKRNAMIEPFNPKKIAAAIAKAGQATGEFGADVADKLTLKALSLLQDTIEDRKPTVEEIQDIVEEVLLSSVYKKTAKAYILYRDQHNKIREITSAFNVDLVEQYLKKIDWQVNENSNMSYSLQGLNNYISSEVSKVYWLNKIYPESVRKAHSGGDLHLHDLGLLGAYCVGWDLQDLLLSGFKGALGKAEAKPAKHFRTALGQIVNFFYTLQGESAGAQAFSNFDTLLAPFIYYDKLSYNEIKQALQEFLFNVNVPTRVGFQTPFTNLTMDLTVAPYYKSEPAIIGGNRMDKTYGEFQKEMDMLNQAFLELMLDGDAKGRVFTFPIPTYNITKEFDWNNKNISALWDITAKYGIPYFANFINSDMKPEDARSMCCRLRIDNRELQKRGGGLFGAAPLTGSIGVVTINLPRIGYLAKNETDFIEILKKNMDIAKESLEIKRKVLEKFTSGSLYPYMSFYLRSVKERFGEYWKNHFSTIGIVGLNEACLNLFGQGVGSPKGKAFGEKVLDFIRDTLIIYQQETGNNYNLEATPAEGTSYRLAKIDKQKYPEIISANENGSTPFYTNSSQLPVNYTDDIFENLDLQDSMQTKYTGGTVIHIFMGERIKDTGSLKEFIKTVCENYSLPYFSITPTFSVCPVCGYLEGEHAQCPKCKQERIEAINKQIEMLEQQLIVNS, from the coding sequence ATGGAAAATGCAGAGTTTTTTAGTGCAATAGTAAAAAGAAATGCCATGATAGAACCGTTTAACCCTAAAAAAATAGCGGCAGCCATAGCAAAAGCAGGACAGGCAACAGGCGAGTTTGGTGCAGATGTTGCAGACAAACTTACGCTTAAAGCATTATCTCTTTTGCAGGACACAATAGAAGACAGAAAACCTACGGTTGAAGAAATTCAGGATATAGTAGAAGAGGTTTTACTTTCTTCGGTTTATAAAAAAACTGCAAAAGCATATATTCTTTATCGCGACCAACACAATAAAATAAGAGAAATAACATCTGCTTTCAACGTTGACCTTGTGGAACAGTATCTCAAAAAGATAGATTGGCAGGTAAATGAAAACAGCAATATGTCGTATTCGTTGCAAGGGCTAAACAACTATATTTCTTCTGAAGTCAGCAAAGTTTACTGGCTGAACAAAATTTATCCCGAAAGCGTCCGCAAAGCGCACAGTGGAGGAGATTTGCATCTTCATGATTTGGGTCTTCTTGGTGCATATTGCGTTGGCTGGGATTTACAGGATTTGCTTCTCAGCGGCTTTAAAGGCGCTTTAGGCAAAGCTGAGGCAAAGCCGGCAAAACATTTCCGTACGGCTTTAGGGCAGATAGTAAATTTTTTCTATACCCTTCAGGGAGAAAGTGCAGGAGCGCAGGCTTTTTCAAATTTTGACACTTTGCTTGCACCTTTCATTTATTATGACAAATTGTCTTACAACGAAATAAAACAGGCTTTACAAGAATTTTTGTTTAACGTAAACGTTCCCACAAGGGTAGGATTTCAAACACCTTTTACGAATTTGACTATGGATTTGACCGTAGCACCGTACTATAAGAGTGAACCCGCGATAATAGGCGGCAATCGTATGGACAAGACTTACGGCGAATTTCAAAAAGAGATGGACATGTTAAATCAGGCTTTCTTGGAACTCATGCTTGACGGCGATGCTAAGGGAAGAGTTTTCACATTTCCAATACCTACTTATAATATTACAAAAGAGTTCGATTGGAACAATAAAAACATAAGCGCATTGTGGGATATCACTGCAAAATATGGCATACCTTATTTTGCAAATTTCATAAATTCTGACATGAAACCAGAAGATGCAAGAAGCATGTGTTGCCGTCTGCGCATAGACAACCGTGAATTGCAAAAACGCGGGGGCGGGTTATTCGGAGCTGCCCCTCTTACGGGTTCGATTGGCGTTGTTACGATAAACTTGCCAAGGATAGGTTATCTTGCCAAGAACGAAACCGATTTTATTGAAATATTAAAAAAGAACATGGACATCGCCAAAGAAAGTCTTGAGATAAAAAGAAAAGTTCTTGAAAAATTTACATCCGGAAGCCTTTACCCTTATATGAGTTTTTATCTAAGAAGCGTAAAAGAACGTTTTGGGGAATATTGGAAAAACCATTTTTCAACTATTGGAATTGTCGGTTTGAATGAGGCATGTCTAAACCTTTTCGGTCAGGGCGTTGGGAGTCCAAAAGGCAAAGCTTTCGGCGAAAAAGTTTTGGATTTCATAAGAGATACACTAATCATATACCAGCAGGAAACTGGAAACAATTATAATCTTGAAGCTACTCCCGCAGAAGGCACGTCTTATAGACTTGCAAAGATTGATAAACAGAAATATCCAGAAATAATTTCCGCAAACGAGAACGGAAGCACGCCATTTTACACAAATTCCAGTCAGCTTCCAGTAAATTATACAGATGATATTTTTGAAAATCTGGATTTACAGGATTCAATGCAGACAAAATATACAGGAGGAACGGTTATCCATATATTTATGGGCGAAAGAATAAAAGATACGGGCAGCTTAAAAGAATTCATAAAAACTGTCTGTGAAAATTATAGTTTGCCGTATTTTTCCATAACGCCGACTTTTAGTGTATGTCCTGTATGCGGATACCTTGAAGGCGAACATGCACAATGTCCGAAGTGCAAACAGGAAAGAATAGAGGCCATAAACAAACAAATAGAAATGTTGGAACAGCAGTTAATAGTTAACAGCTGA